A genomic segment from Paenibacillus sp. FSL K6-1096 encodes:
- a CDS encoding carbohydrate ABC transporter permease gives MRRKSWSVSSILIAVVLLGIVAVMLYPFLYMISVSLSKNIYVMRGEVTWFPKEIDFSTYKLVLRDPRIGQAYMNTLLYVTLGTLVSLVITAFGAYSLSRRDMLFHKGFTLLIIFTMFFQGGMIPTFLAVKSLGIMDSVWAMVLPGAVSTWNLLVMRTFFVNFPTELEEAGRVDGLNDFGIFVRIVAPLSQAVFATIGLFYAVAMWNNFTFPLLYLRDPDLFPLQVVLQNIVLAGVNANGDSMNVGSDAMVVDESLKYATIMVSTIPILVLYPMLQKYFVKGVMIGAVKG, from the coding sequence ATGCGAAGAAAGAGCTGGTCGGTCTCGTCCATCCTTATAGCGGTTGTGCTGCTGGGGATCGTCGCTGTGATGCTGTACCCGTTTCTCTACATGATCTCGGTATCCCTGAGCAAAAACATCTATGTGATGCGGGGCGAGGTCACCTGGTTCCCCAAAGAAATTGACTTCAGCACCTATAAGCTGGTCCTCCGCGACCCCCGGATCGGCCAGGCTTATATGAACACACTCCTCTATGTGACCCTGGGGACTCTGGTGTCCCTGGTGATTACGGCGTTCGGGGCTTACTCGCTGTCCAGGCGGGACATGCTGTTCCACAAGGGCTTCACCCTGCTGATCATCTTCACCATGTTCTTTCAGGGCGGGATGATCCCTACCTTTCTGGCGGTAAAATCACTCGGAATTATGGACAGCGTCTGGGCCATGGTGCTTCCCGGTGCAGTCAGCACCTGGAATCTGCTGGTGATGCGCACGTTTTTCGTCAATTTCCCGACGGAACTGGAGGAAGCCGGCCGGGTGGACGGGCTGAATGATTTCGGAATTTTTGTCAGGATTGTTGCACCTCTGTCACAGGCTGTATTCGCCACGATCGGATTGTTCTATGCTGTGGCGATGTGGAACAACTTCACATTTCCGCTGCTGTATCTGCGCGATCCTGATCTCTTCCCGCTACAGGTGGTGCTGCAGAACATCGTTCTGGCCGGTGTCAATGCGAACGGTGATTCCATGAATGTCGGCAGCGATGCCATGGTTGTCGATGAATCGCTGAAATACGCCACCATTATGGTATCGACGATTCCGATTCTGGTGCTGTACCCGATGCTGCAAAAGTACTTTGTGAAGGGGGTTATGATCGGTGCGGTAAAAGGGTAG
- a CDS encoding extracellular solute-binding protein yields the protein MTKRTLLPLLLLVCALIAGGCSGGNHSPSGNAAAEGEGAAAASPPVSPLKGQTFTMLVESNPSWPYDANWPVWGWLQEATGASLKVSVPSGKLEETVQLNVASGSLPDISMLLNLSDANKFGQQGAFVNILDYTEQMPHFKKWMEQYPDLVQSNMAPDGKLYMFPNQGFGETNRMSWMYREDIFKQNNLAVPATYDELYTVLKKLKELYPDSYPLSFRMGKSLNSNLTRILGPNFGTSDTYYYDQATGELGYGPTEEGYRTMVEYLNKFTNEQLIPPNWLTVDTKQWQDLMSTNKSFITFDYLSRIDFFNKPLRADNPEFTLAFMAPPAGPGGQQLNPYTSFLQSGMTVSSNSKQIGPVMQYIDFFYSEEGRTLASWGKEGETYTIENGLKKLNSDFTDITDFRKKTGLSTHGTYTWIDYDAHLALASDELKAAYEQAAAYDGPFRPIPSFTDEEQEVLSTTGQAVDKHREENISKFIMGIRPLSEWAQYVAEADKLGLEQVKETYKKAYERMLSEK from the coding sequence ATGACAAAAAGAACTTTGCTCCCGCTGTTGCTGCTGGTCTGTGCGTTGATTGCCGGAGGCTGCTCCGGCGGAAACCATTCGCCAAGCGGCAACGCTGCGGCGGAAGGGGAGGGCGCAGCGGCTGCATCGCCACCGGTTAGCCCGCTTAAGGGGCAGACCTTCACCATGCTGGTGGAATCCAATCCGAGCTGGCCCTATGATGCCAACTGGCCGGTATGGGGATGGCTTCAGGAAGCGACAGGTGCTTCCCTGAAGGTATCCGTTCCTTCCGGCAAGCTGGAGGAGACGGTACAGCTGAATGTAGCCTCAGGCTCGCTGCCCGACATCTCCATGCTGCTCAATCTGAGCGATGCGAATAAGTTCGGCCAGCAGGGCGCTTTTGTCAATATTCTGGATTATACAGAGCAGATGCCCCATTTCAAGAAATGGATGGAGCAGTATCCTGACCTGGTCCAGTCGAATATGGCCCCGGACGGCAAGCTCTACATGTTCCCGAATCAAGGCTTCGGGGAGACGAACCGGATGAGCTGGATGTACCGTGAGGATATCTTCAAGCAGAATAATCTGGCGGTTCCAGCGACTTACGATGAGCTGTACACAGTGCTCAAGAAGCTGAAGGAGCTGTATCCGGACAGCTACCCGCTGAGCTTCCGCATGGGCAAATCGCTCAATTCCAATCTCACACGGATTCTGGGACCGAATTTCGGCACGAGTGATACTTATTATTACGATCAGGCTACAGGGGAGCTAGGGTACGGCCCGACGGAAGAAGGCTACCGTACGATGGTAGAGTATCTGAACAAATTCACGAATGAGCAGCTGATCCCGCCGAACTGGCTGACGGTGGATACGAAGCAGTGGCAGGATCTGATGTCGACCAACAAATCGTTTATTACCTTTGACTATCTGAGCCGGATTGACTTCTTCAACAAGCCGCTTCGGGCTGATAATCCTGAATTCACACTGGCGTTCATGGCTCCTCCGGCAGGCCCCGGCGGTCAGCAGCTCAATCCATACACCTCATTTCTGCAGTCCGGTATGACCGTATCCTCGAATTCGAAGCAGATCGGGCCGGTGATGCAGTATATCGACTTCTTCTACTCCGAGGAAGGACGCACGCTGGCCAGCTGGGGCAAGGAGGGGGAGACCTATACGATAGAGAACGGCTTGAAGAAGCTCAACTCCGACTTCACAGATATTACCGATTTCCGCAAAAAAACCGGACTGTCCACGCACGGAACGTATACCTGGATCGACTATGACGCTCATCTTGCCCTGGCTTCGGATGAACTGAAGGCTGCATATGAGCAGGCTGCTGCTTATGATGGACCGTTCCGTCCGATTCCTTCCTTCACTGATGAGGAGCAGGAGGTACTGTCCACCACCGGCCAGGCAGTCGATAAGCATCGGGAAGAGAATATTTCCAAATTCATCATGGGCATCCGTCCTTTGAGCGAGTGGGCGCAATATGTGGCGGAAGCTGACAAGCTGGGATTGGAGCAGGTGAAGGAAACCTATAAGAAGGCATATGAGCGGATGTTGTCTGAGAAATAG
- a CDS encoding Gfo/Idh/MocA family oxidoreductase, translated as MRAAVIGGGAIGLKHLEALETIDGLRACAVVELNLERGKALASRFDLPVYTRLEEMLEAEKPDIAVIALPHHLHTAVALRCMESGCHLMLEKPMANTVAECSEIIAAAGRQGRVVMVGHTQHYLPENRAARQLIAGTELGQLVMVNDVRHVPYFRDDRPDWFFERQMSGGGIIMNLGAHSIDKIQWLTGSRILSVKAALSYLGNRGDVEGSGMLMMELDGGAAASIVQSGYAGASRSETELIYTGGMIRIVAGDGVYLSRGGPYGRVPAAELEPPLVLQFRELLECLREGREPECSGEYSQSVIAVLESVYRSHISGKEEAVAVGTASITAAGDGN; from the coding sequence ATGAGAGCAGCAGTGATCGGTGGCGGAGCCATCGGCCTCAAGCATCTGGAGGCACTGGAGACGATTGATGGACTGCGTGCATGCGCGGTAGTAGAGCTGAACTTAGAGCGCGGCAAAGCGTTGGCGTCCCGCTTCGATCTTCCGGTCTACACCAGGCTTGAGGAGATGCTGGAAGCGGAGAAGCCGGATATTGCGGTGATCGCGCTGCCGCATCATCTGCATACGGCGGTGGCGCTCCGCTGTATGGAGAGCGGCTGCCACCTCATGCTGGAGAAGCCGATGGCCAACACCGTGGCCGAGTGCAGCGAGATTATTGCCGCAGCCGGGCGCCAGGGAAGAGTGGTGATGGTGGGACACACCCAGCATTATCTCCCGGAGAACAGAGCCGCCAGACAGTTAATTGCCGGTACGGAGCTTGGGCAGCTGGTCATGGTGAACGATGTCAGGCATGTCCCGTATTTCCGCGATGACCGTCCGGACTGGTTTTTTGAGCGGCAGATGTCCGGGGGAGGCATCATCATGAACCTGGGGGCGCACTCCATTGACAAAATCCAGTGGCTGACCGGCTCGCGTATCCTCTCGGTCAAAGCGGCGCTCAGCTATCTGGGGAACCGCGGAGATGTCGAGGGCTCAGGGATGCTGATGATGGAGCTGGACGGCGGAGCCGCCGCATCAATCGTCCAGTCGGGATATGCGGGGGCCTCCCGCAGTGAAACCGAGCTGATCTATACCGGGGGCATGATTCGGATCGTCGCCGGAGACGGCGTGTATCTCAGCCGGGGAGGCCCGTACGGGCGGGTGCCTGCGGCAGAGCTGGAGCCGCCGCTCGTACTGCAGTTCCGCGAGCTGCTGGAATGTCTGCGGGAAGGGCGGGAGCCTGAGTGTTCAGGCGAGTATTCGCAATCCGTCATCGCTGTGCTGGAGAGCGTCTACCGTTCCCACATTAGCGGGAAGGAGGAGGCGGTCGCTGTTGGCACGGCTTCTATAACAGCGGCAGGGGATGGCAACTGA
- a CDS encoding amidohydrolase family protein translates to MEGVSAGDSTFIRGRMYRTGEPVELVCEGGRILDIHPYPYAATLAGSADNGALPFIAPGLTDLQINGYAGIDLNSVLLTTKDIARLSLLLLSQGVTAYYPTVITNGAEATAALLRSIADACREDRLAASCIAGIHLEGPFLSPEEGPRGAHERRFIRPPDWELLQYWQQEARGLIRIVTLSPEWPEATGFIERCARHGIKAAIGHTAATPQQIGEAVEAGAVMSTHLGNGAHLTLPRHPNYIWEQLARDQLWSCLIADGFHLPDAVLKVILKVKGHQAVLVSDSVYLAGLKPGEYHTHIGGDVVLEPGGRLHLKRNAELLAGSARPLPHGIHHLAVSGLASLADAWEMASLRPAAMMGLPGQAGLTAGAPADVVLFTPGPNGICVHRTYKGGVMVYDRGQDNV, encoded by the coding sequence ATGGAAGGTGTATCTGCCGGGGACAGCACATTCATCCGGGGGCGGATGTACCGGACGGGAGAACCGGTTGAGCTGGTCTGCGAAGGAGGGAGGATCTTGGACATCCATCCTTATCCTTATGCAGCCACCCTTGCGGGTTCAGCAGATAACGGAGCTCTACCCTTCATCGCGCCGGGACTCACCGATCTCCAGATCAATGGTTACGCAGGCATCGACCTGAATTCAGTTCTGCTAACAACGAAGGATATAGCAAGACTTAGCTTATTACTGTTGAGCCAGGGCGTGACGGCTTATTACCCGACCGTAATTACGAACGGGGCGGAAGCGACGGCTGCACTGCTGCGCAGCATAGCTGATGCCTGCCGGGAGGACCGCCTCGCAGCCTCCTGCATTGCCGGCATCCATCTGGAGGGGCCGTTCCTCTCGCCGGAGGAGGGACCGCGCGGGGCCCATGAGCGACGCTTCATCCGTCCGCCGGACTGGGAGCTGCTCCAGTACTGGCAGCAGGAGGCCCGGGGGCTGATCCGTATCGTCACGCTCTCCCCGGAATGGCCGGAGGCCACGGGGTTCATCGAGCGCTGTGCCCGGCATGGCATTAAGGCTGCTATCGGTCATACAGCAGCAACGCCGCAGCAGATCGGGGAGGCCGTGGAGGCGGGGGCGGTCATGTCCACGCATCTGGGCAACGGCGCCCATCTGACGCTGCCGCGGCATCCGAACTACATCTGGGAGCAGCTGGCCCGGGACCAGCTCTGGTCCTGTCTGATTGCGGATGGCTTCCATCTGCCGGATGCGGTGCTGAAGGTCATCCTGAAGGTAAAGGGCCATCAGGCTGTGCTTGTCAGCGATAGTGTATACCTCGCCGGTCTGAAGCCGGGCGAATATCATACGCATATTGGCGGAGATGTTGTGCTGGAGCCGGGCGGGAGGCTTCATCTGAAGCGCAATGCGGAGCTGCTTGCCGGCTCCGCCCGGCCGCTTCCCCACGGGATTCACCATCTGGCGGTCAGCGGACTGGCTTCGCTTGCCGATGCCTGGGAGATGGCCTCTCTCCGTCCGGCGGCAATGATGGGTCTCCCCGGGCAGGCCGGGCTCACAGCGGGTGCACCGGCAGACGTAGTACTGTTCACTCCCGGTCCGAACGGCATTTGTGTTCACCGCACGTATAAAGGCGGTGTAATGGTCTATGATCGGGGGCAGGACAATGTCTGA
- a CDS encoding Gfo/Idh/MocA family oxidoreductase, protein MSDREASGGQPLVIGMIGLDTTRCPVYARLCNDPQHSRHVPGGVIRYGCRGGDPELAISRCRITAVTERLTGEWGMELLATYEELAERSDAVMITSVSGRKHLEEFKAVAPFRKPVFIDKPLALTVRDAEEIGRLAERYGTPVMSASSLRFSPPLLEAARQLKTEGICGADAYGPMELEDSQPGLFWYGIHAAEMLYAALGTGCTEVQAFTSPEHEFVTGSWSGGRFGTIRGSRTGNPGFGAALHGRQRTLTLSDGPDPQDKYAGTLRALLRFFRSGIPEVSLSATLEIIRFLEAANESRATGRRVRL, encoded by the coding sequence ATGTCTGATCGAGAAGCATCCGGCGGTCAGCCGCTAGTGATCGGGATGATCGGCCTGGATACGACGCGTTGTCCGGTCTATGCCAGATTATGCAATGACCCGCAGCACTCCCGCCATGTGCCCGGCGGTGTCATCCGCTACGGATGCAGGGGCGGCGACCCGGAGCTGGCCATCAGCCGGTGCCGGATTACCGCAGTCACGGAGCGGTTGACTGGTGAGTGGGGGATGGAGCTGCTCGCTACGTATGAGGAATTGGCAGAGCGCAGCGATGCGGTCATGATTACCTCGGTGAGCGGACGGAAGCACCTGGAGGAATTCAAGGCGGTAGCCCCCTTCCGGAAGCCTGTGTTTATCGACAAGCCGCTGGCGCTCACCGTCAGGGATGCCGAAGAGATTGGCAGGCTGGCTGAGCGATACGGCACTCCAGTGATGAGCGCTTCCTCGCTCCGCTTCAGTCCCCCGCTGCTGGAGGCGGCACGGCAATTGAAGACGGAAGGGATATGCGGAGCCGATGCCTACGGGCCGATGGAACTGGAGGATTCCCAGCCGGGCTTGTTCTGGTATGGCATCCATGCTGCAGAAATGCTGTATGCAGCGCTGGGGACAGGCTGCACGGAGGTCCAGGCCTTCACCTCCCCGGAGCATGAATTCGTAACCGGCAGCTGGAGCGGAGGCCGTTTCGGCACGATCCGGGGGAGCCGCACCGGCAATCCGGGATTCGGAGCAGCACTTCATGGGAGGCAGCGCACCCTTACGCTAAGCGACGGCCCTGACCCGCAGGACAAATATGCCGGCACCCTTCGGGCGCTGCTGCGCTTCTTCCGCAGCGGTATCCCTGAGGTGTCCTTGTCAGCCACGCTTGAAATCATCCGCTTCCTGGAAGCGGCCAACGAGAGCCGTGCGACAGGAAGGCGGGTGCGCCTGTAA
- a CDS encoding glucosamine-6-phosphate deaminase, which translates to MHHSGKTGHSGVLPVPLKREQADGLSVEVYADRTSMGRAAALAAAERIRSLQRTQAGVRMIFAAAPSQNEFLEALAAQPGIDWAGITAFHMDEYIGLPEEAPQRFGRFLSDRLFDIVHPGQVHLLRGNAPPAEECKRYAELLAERPLDIVCLGIGENGHLAFNDPPVADFLDPLLVKPVELEAACRRQQVNDGCFQSLDEVPAHALTLTIPALLSAAHMYCIVPGQAKREAVARSLRGPVLPSCPASVLRRHPDCTLYLDRDSYPFS; encoded by the coding sequence ATGCATCATTCCGGCAAGACCGGGCACAGTGGCGTTCTGCCTGTACCGCTGAAACGGGAGCAAGCCGATGGCCTGTCCGTGGAGGTATATGCGGACCGGACAAGCATGGGCAGGGCAGCTGCGCTTGCAGCGGCGGAGCGCATCCGCTCCCTGCAGCGGACCCAGGCCGGGGTAAGAATGATCTTTGCCGCGGCGCCTTCACAGAATGAGTTCCTGGAGGCGCTGGCAGCACAGCCCGGGATCGACTGGGCCGGTATTACCGCATTTCATATGGATGAATACATCGGCCTGCCTGAGGAAGCGCCCCAGCGGTTCGGCCGCTTCCTCTCGGACCGGCTGTTCGATATCGTCCACCCGGGACAGGTGCATCTGCTCCGCGGCAACGCTCCTCCGGCAGAAGAATGCAAGCGGTACGCTGAGCTGCTCGCGGAGCGTCCCCTGGATATCGTCTGCCTCGGCATTGGCGAGAACGGCCATCTGGCCTTCAATGATCCGCCGGTTGCAGACTTCCTTGACCCGCTCCTGGTGAAGCCGGTCGAGCTGGAAGCTGCGTGCCGCCGGCAGCAGGTCAATGACGGCTGCTTTCAGTCGCTGGACGAGGTGCCGGCGCATGCGCTGACACTCACCATTCCCGCACTGCTGTCAGCCGCCCATATGTACTGCATTGTGCCCGGGCAGGCGAAGCGTGAAGCGGTAGCCCGTTCGCTGCGGGGGCCGGTGCTGCCGTCCTGTCCGGCATCGGTCCTGCGCAGGCATCCCGATTGTACGCTCTATCTGGACAGGGACTCCTATCCCTTCAGCTGA
- a CDS encoding NAD-dependent epimerase/dehydratase family protein, with amino-acid sequence MQTIEELERKLAEPSDELVRDLADLDGDIMLLGIGGKMGPSLARLAMNALRKAGVVKTVWGVSRFSDNGLREELEREGIRTIVCDLLKDEELAALPEVKNIIYMAGNKFGTTGREHFTWAMNAYLPGRVAGKFRDSRIVVFSSGNVYPFTPVGQGGAAESDSPLPLGEYGQSTLGRERIFEYFSHANGTPMVIYRLNYAIDLRYGVLLEIARAVQEEREIDLSMGHFNCIWQGDANEIALRSLKVCTSPPNVLNVTGPETVSVRRIAGEFGRRLGKEPCFRGEEAADALLNNASKANQMFGYPRVALMEMVDWIAGWVAGGGTTWNKATHYQERKGAY; translated from the coding sequence ATTCAAACGATTGAAGAGCTGGAACGCAAGCTGGCGGAGCCGTCGGACGAGCTGGTCCGCGATCTGGCGGACCTTGACGGCGATATCATGCTGCTTGGCATCGGCGGCAAGATGGGGCCCAGCCTGGCAAGGCTGGCAATGAATGCGCTGCGCAAGGCGGGAGTCGTCAAGACGGTCTGGGGCGTGTCCCGCTTCTCGGACAACGGGCTGCGGGAGGAGCTGGAACGTGAGGGCATCCGCACGATCGTCTGCGACCTGCTTAAGGATGAGGAGCTGGCGGCGCTGCCGGAGGTCAAGAATATTATCTACATGGCGGGCAACAAGTTCGGCACGACCGGGCGGGAGCATTTCACCTGGGCGATGAACGCGTATCTCCCGGGAAGGGTTGCCGGCAAGTTCAGAGACTCCAGAATTGTAGTCTTCTCCTCGGGCAATGTCTATCCCTTCACACCGGTGGGACAGGGCGGTGCGGCAGAGTCCGATTCCCCGCTTCCGCTTGGAGAATACGGGCAGTCCACACTGGGCCGCGAACGGATCTTTGAATATTTCTCCCATGCGAATGGTACTCCAATGGTGATCTACCGCCTGAATTATGCGATTGATCTCCGGTACGGGGTGCTGCTGGAGATCGCTAGAGCGGTTCAGGAGGAGCGTGAAATCGATCTGTCCATGGGCCATTTCAACTGCATCTGGCAAGGCGATGCCAATGAGATCGCCCTCCGCAGCCTGAAGGTATGCACGAGTCCGCCCAATGTGCTGAATGTGACAGGACCGGAGACGGTCTCCGTGCGCCGGATTGCCGGTGAGTTCGGACGCCGCCTCGGCAAGGAGCCCTGCTTCCGGGGAGAGGAGGCGGCGGATGCGCTGCTGAACAATGCCTCCAAGGCCAATCAGATGTTCGGCTACCCTCGGGTAGCTCTGATGGAGATGGTGGACTGGATTGCCGGTTGGGTGGCTGGCGGAGGAACCACATGGAATAAGGCCACGCATTATCAGGAGAGAAAGGGGGCGTACTGA
- a CDS encoding dihydrodipicolinate synthase family protein yields the protein MEAGAARKELSAGMTRALHEGLVIPAHPLALNEERRLDERRQRALTRYYAASGAGGIAVGVHSTQFEIREAGLLERVLSLAAEEIERAGLSRPFLKVAGICGPTEQALSETELAVSLGYDAGLLSMGGLQGWSEEDILKRTRLIARRIPVIGFYLQPGVGGRVFSYTFWSRFAEIPGIIAIKIAPFNRYQSIDVARAVCCSERADQIALYTGNDDNIVNDLLTVYRFRRKDGQLVEKPVSGGLLGHWAVWTHAAVALLEEIKQVRQSGRVPLDWLTRNIEITESNAAVFDPAHGFEGCIPGIHEVLRRQGLLRGTWCLNPEEQLSAGQAEEIDRIYRDYPHLHDDEFVARHLEEWLR from the coding sequence ATGGAGGCTGGAGCTGCGCGCAAGGAACTGTCCGCCGGGATGACGCGCGCCCTGCATGAAGGACTGGTGATTCCGGCGCATCCGCTTGCGCTGAATGAGGAGCGCAGGCTGGATGAACGCCGCCAGCGTGCCCTTACGCGGTACTATGCTGCATCCGGTGCCGGAGGAATTGCAGTTGGGGTGCACAGCACCCAATTTGAGATCAGGGAAGCCGGTCTGCTGGAGCGGGTGCTGTCCCTGGCCGCCGAAGAGATTGAACGGGCCGGCCTCTCCCGTCCGTTCCTCAAGGTAGCCGGGATCTGCGGACCGACGGAGCAGGCACTGTCCGAGACAGAGCTGGCCGTTTCGCTGGGCTACGATGCCGGCCTGCTCAGCATGGGCGGTCTGCAGGGGTGGAGCGAGGAGGACATCCTGAAGCGGACGAGGTTAATTGCCCGGCGTATTCCGGTGATAGGCTTCTATCTTCAGCCGGGTGTGGGCGGACGGGTATTCAGCTACACGTTCTGGAGTCGCTTCGCTGAGATTCCGGGGATTATTGCCATCAAGATCGCCCCGTTCAACCGCTACCAGTCGATCGACGTTGCACGCGCGGTATGCTGCTCAGAGCGGGCGGATCAGATTGCACTGTATACCGGCAATGACGACAATATCGTCAATGATCTACTTACGGTGTACCGGTTCCGGCGCAAGGACGGGCAACTGGTGGAGAAGCCAGTCTCGGGAGGGCTGCTCGGGCACTGGGCGGTATGGACGCATGCAGCCGTGGCACTGCTGGAGGAGATCAAGCAGGTACGGCAGTCAGGCCGTGTTCCGCTCGATTGGCTGACCCGCAATATTGAGATTACGGAGAGCAACGCCGCTGTGTTCGATCCGGCGCATGGGTTTGAGGGCTGCATCCCCGGTATCCATGAGGTTCTCAGGCGGCAGGGACTGCTCAGGGGAACCTGGTGTCTGAACCCGGAGGAGCAGCTGTCAGCCGGACAGGCTGAGGAGATAGACCGGATCTACAGGGATTACCCGCATTTGCATGACGATGAGTTTGTGGCGCGTCATCTGGAGGAATGGCTTCGGTAA
- a CDS encoding LamG domain-containing protein, with amino-acid sequence MAWRHRRQGVAGLSVVLGLWMMFVPGDRLPSAYAASVYDTAVLADSPAGYWPIAPGTTEDHTSSGMDGAFSGSPGSTFLPNGDPAAVFNGVDQYFTIPDHDLLEVTTTGILTVEAWMRPDTLEFPDSEGSGYVHWMGKGTAGQHSWVARMYNYTNAENRPNRISGYSFNLSGGLGAGSYFQDPVAAGEWIHYALVINTVDTRPAYPTGYTKIYKNGVLRDQDSLSGYSIIPGNGTAPMRVGTRDLSSFFQGAIGKVAVYNYELTAAQLAAHYDIMQ; translated from the coding sequence ATGGCTTGGAGACACAGAAGACAAGGGGTTGCCGGGTTAAGCGTCGTATTGGGACTATGGATGATGTTCGTTCCGGGTGACCGCCTGCCCTCAGCATATGCAGCATCCGTTTACGATACGGCTGTGCTCGCTGACAGTCCGGCCGGTTATTGGCCTATCGCACCTGGTACAACAGAAGATCATACTTCAAGCGGAATGGATGGCGCATTCAGCGGCAGTCCCGGCAGCACATTCCTGCCTAATGGCGATCCGGCGGCTGTATTCAATGGGGTCGACCAATACTTCACCATCCCCGACCATGATCTGCTGGAGGTGACAACCACAGGTATTCTGACCGTTGAAGCCTGGATGCGCCCGGATACACTGGAGTTCCCTGACAGCGAGGGCAGCGGCTATGTGCATTGGATGGGCAAAGGCACGGCCGGCCAGCATTCCTGGGTGGCACGCATGTACAACTACACTAACGCCGAGAACAGGCCGAACCGGATCAGCGGCTATTCGTTTAACCTGAGCGGCGGGCTGGGAGCGGGCTCTTACTTTCAGGACCCGGTCGCCGCAGGTGAATGGATTCATTATGCCCTGGTCATCAACACCGTGGATACGAGGCCGGCTTATCCGACCGGCTATACCAAAATATACAAAAACGGAGTGCTGCGGGATCAGGACAGCTTGTCGGGCTACAGCATTATTCCCGGGAACGGGACAGCCCCGATGCGTGTCGGCACCCGTGACCTGTCCTCCTTCTTTCAAGGAGCCATCGGTAAAGTTGCCGTCTACAACTATGAGCTGACAGCAGCTCAGCTGGCAGCGCATTATGACATCATGCAATAA